Proteins encoded by one window of Kwoniella dendrophila CBS 6074 chromosome 9, complete sequence:
- a CDS encoding ubiquinone biosynthesis monooxygenase COQ6: protein MRASTFIFTGPRVSSNVFKSSTQFGSTSTIIPYQIQQLHTSLNQSPRSPRSRFPVVSQAGSSNASPSFRNQYGSIRNHGHSATSTTSEPIEPIPEISEENTYDIVIIGGANAGLALGCALLSQPTISTTTKIVLIEGSSLDKTRNWSGKGDWENRISSLTWENISWLESIGVWKHIEESRSCPVEEMIIWANPSPDSFPTIHFPPLGHPMARMTENMNLQKALLKRIEEIGNNIITIKENSRVNEMRLGDGERWVGLKIGDEWIKGSLVIGADGPNSPVRLFSKIETYGHAYNTHAVVATLNHSPSPLYSNTTAFQRFLPTGPIAFLPLNETTSTMVWSTLPLHAKALKNLNQEALTILINCGYSLPESSLNILTNKMIERDQQNNPLSAEEINNLLSEIIEIPNNDISSEQPILPPRITSIEKKSVAGFPLRLSHANEYIGKRTVLVGDAAHTIHPLAGQGLNQGLNDVQSLSKILENSKILGGDLGSITNLKEYSKERYPLNHLILSTTDKLHYIFRARNPIINWFRGTGLDIINELNPLKKLLMGGAGAGAGAAPQLSNGVKRDNSKKETGWQSMTANSLDNWFTIKNVSKMAGGVAVGLLREGARRAAGSLQKK, encoded by the exons ATGAGAGCAAGTACATTCATTTTTACTGGTCCTAGGGTTTCCTCAAACGTGTTCAAATCGTCAACGCAATTCGGATCGACATCAACTATAATCCCATATCAGATTCAACAATTACATACTTCGTTAAACCAGTCTCCAAGATCTCCTCGATCTAGATTTCCAGTAGTCTCTCAAGCTGGGTCCTCAAATGCAAGTCCATCTTTCCGAAATCAGTATGGTAGTATAAGAAATCATGGACATTCGGCTACTTCTACTACGAGCGAACCTATAGAGCCTATACCTGaaatatcagaagaaaaCACTTATGATATTGTAATTATTGGTGGAGCCAATgcaggtttagctttaggttgTGCATTAT TATCACAACCTActatatcaacaacaactaaAATAGTTTTAATTGAAGGTTCATCTTTAGATAAAACTAGAAATTGgtcaggtaaaggtgattgGGAAAATAGAATAAGTAGTTTAACTTGGGAGAATATATCATGGTTAGAAA GTATAGGAGTTTGGAAACATATTGAAGAATCACGATCATGTCCTGTTGAAGAGATGATA ATTTGGGCAAATCCATCACCAGATTCATTCCCAACAATACATTTCCCACCATTAGGTCATCCAATGGCAAGAATGACTGAAAATATGAATTTGCAAAAAGCTTTATTAAAACGtatagaagaaattggtaataatataataactataaaagaaaattcaagaGTAAATGAAATGAGattaggtgatggtgaaagatGGGTTGGATTGAAAATTGGTGATGAATGGATTAAAGGTAGTTTAGTT ATCGGTGCAGATGGaccaaattcacctgttagattattttcaaaaattgaaACATATGGACATGCATATAATACACATGCAGTAGTAGCAACATTAaatcattcaccttcacctttatattCAAATACAACAGCATTTCAAAGATTTTTACCTACTGGACCAatagcttttttacctttaaatgaAACTACTTCAACAATGGTTTGGTCAACTTTACCTCTTCATGCTAAAGCTTTAAAAAACTTAAATCAAGAAGCATTAACTATATTAATAAATTGTGGTTATtcattacctgaatcaagtTTAAATATATTAACTaataaaatgattgaaagaGATCAACAGAATAATccattatcagctgaagagaTAAACAACTTATTAAGtgaaattattgaaataccaaataatGACATATCATCTGAACAACCAATTTTACCACCTAGAATAACATCtattgaaaaaaaaagtgTAGCAGGATTTCCATTAAGATTATCACATGCAAATGAATATATAGGTAAAAGAACAGTTTTAGTTGGTGATGCAGCACATACAATACATCCTTTAGCAGGTCAAGGTTTAAATCAAGGTTTAAATGATGTTCAAAGTCTTTCTAAAATTTtagaaaattcaaaaattttaggtggtgatttaggttcaataacaaatttaaaagaatattcaaaagaaagatatccattaaatcatttaattttATCAACAACAGATAAATTACATTATATTTTTAGAGCAAGAAATCCAATAATAAATTGGTTTAGAGGTACAGGTTTAGATattataaatgaattaaatccattaaaaAAATTATTAATgggtggtgcaggtgcaggtgcaggtgctgCACCTCAATTATCTAATGGAGTAAAAAGAGATAACAGTAAGAAAGAAACTGGTTGGCAGAGTATGACAGCAAATTCATTAGATAATTGGTTTACAATTAAAAACGTATCTAAAATGGCTGGTGGGGTTGCGGTGGGATTATTGAGGGAAGGTGCAAGAAGAGCTGCTGGGTCTTTACAGAAAAAATAA
- a CDS encoding exodeoxyribonuclease III — protein sequence MRIITWNVNVLRTCLDYHPFSSMKKKNVEGLLDELGAQIYCFQEHKTPRAKLEKSMAVPGPYDGFWTFPRSKTGYSGVCTYVDSRYCVPIKAEEGITGLLLDDSKGSTMKPPWTEDERIGSYPNTEHIVWMDDYDGKEFDPKKLDMEGRAVVCDFGLFVLFNLYCPNETNDTRRPYKMNFLECLQRRVKALQAAGRQVIIVGDINIMRAPIDSGEGGIRTSAEQHYEHPARRILDDWCFPKGDLVDVVRESWPNRDDMFTCWNQKLDARSANYGSRIDLILCTPGLRPWIKGGDILNKVYGSDHCPVYIDLHESINDPEKGELHLEDMLNPKDRPLSTAPIYPNDVPREAPEPPRFATKFFDEFSGRQTTLKSFFGGGGANNGTSNTLQKANGQVKMKSEPSPSPTPSRMTATPAPVDLTEGHSAETGKKSTQLPPPTIDDSTTSTPFNLARAAFDSIDTDLEAGPTIIKTLSSPRLPSVTRQISSPQTQLSEHQAIDMTIDDEIETSPVIVKSETTKTKLLAKQRHGKNTNAKNSNPSASQTKLSSFFSQPTIPSKAKRKTSPSPSPSAVQPRTKSARTSIPSTSSPSRSPSISSHADHIDLLTNIDCNEDNKEVHSGWSEQEDNLINQAIIQAEADRKAKNDSAKPVWGNLFAKKLPPVCTVHQKPCKDFLVNKPGPNKGKRFWLCSLPVGAGYDTGRSKRPREDVNHKFRCDFFLWDSANSRKEKVIDPDHKTYGEEREV from the exons atGAGGATAATAACCTGGAATGTA AACGTTCTGAGGACATGTCTGGACTATCACCC ATTCAgttcgatgaagaagaagaatgtgGAGGGTTTACTGGATGAGCTCGGTGCTCAGATATATTGCTTTCAAG AACACAAAACGCCTCGAGCTAAATTAGAGAAATCAATGGCAGTACCAGGACCATATGATGGATTTTGGACATTTCCAAGATCTAAAACAGGTTATTCTGGAGTTTGTACATATGTAGATTCAAGATATTGTGTACCgataaaagctgaagaaggtataacaggtttattattagatgattcaAAAGGATCAACAATGAAACCACCTTGgacagaagatgaaagaattgGTTCATATCCTAATACAGAACATATTGTTTGGATGGACGATtatgatggtaaagaatttGATCCGAAGAAATTAGATATGGAAGGGAGAGCTGTTGTTTGTGATTTTGG CCTATTTGTTCTATTCAATCTTTATTGTCCAAATGAAACAAATGATACTAGAAGACCATATAAAATGAATTTCTTAGAATGTTTACAACGCCGTGTTAAAGCGTTACAAGCAGCTGGAAGACAAGTTATAATTGTTGGTgatataaatataatgaGAGCACCAATTGATTCGGGTGAAGGTGGAATTAGAACTTCTGCTGAACAACATTATGAACATCCTGCAAGAAGGATTTTAGATGATTGGTGTTTTCCAAAAGGCGATTTAGTTGATGTCGTAAGAGAATCTTGGCCAAATAGAGATGATATGTTTACTTGTTGGAATCAGAAACTGGATGCTAG ATCCGCAAATTATGGTTCACGTATTGATCTTATCCTATGTACACCTGGCTTGAGACCTTGGATCAAAGGTGGAGATATTTTGAATAAAGTATATGGATCAGATCATTGTCCGGTTTACATAGATTTACACGAAAGCATTAACGAtcctgaaaaaggtgaattgcATTTAGAAGATATGTTAAATCCTAAAGATCGACCTTTATCAACTGCACCCATATATCCAAATGATGTACCTAGAGAagcacctgaaccaccaaGATTTGCAACTAAATTTTTTGACGAATTTTCAGGTAGACAAACTACACTCAAGAGTTTTTTCGGTGGCGGTGGTGCGAATAATGGTACTAGTAATACATTGCAAAAAGCGAATGGACAGGTCAAGATGAAATCGGAGCCAAGTCCTTCACCTACGCCTTCTAGAATGACTGCAACTCCTGCGCCCGTCGATTTAACTGAAGGACATTCGGCCGAGACTGGAAAAAAATCAACGCAGCTACCACCTCCGACGATCGATGATAGTACCACTTCGACACCTTTCAATTTGGCCAGGGCTGCGTTCGATTCAATTGACACCGACCTAGAAGCTGGACCAACTATTATAAAAACTTTGTCTTCACCTCGATTACCTTCAGTAACACGCCAGATATCATCGCCTCAAACGCAACTTTCGGAGCACCAAGCAATCGATATGACTATTGACGATGAGATTGAAACATCACCCGTCATAGTAAAGTCGGAAACCACAAAGACCAAATTGCTAGCGAAGCAGAGACATGGCAAGAATACAAACGCTAAGAATAGTAATCCATCAGCCTCCCAAACCAAATTGTCATCGTTTTTCTCGCAACCCACTATCCcttctaaagctaaaaggAAAACATCGCCTTCGCCTTCCCCTTCAGCTGTACAACCGAGAACCAAATCAGCTAGAACATCAATACCGTCTACATCTTCGCCCTCTCGATCTCCTTCAATCTCATCACATGCAGACCACATTGATCTCTTGACAAATATAGATTGCAATGAAGATAACAAGGAAGTTCATAGTGGATGGTCCGAACAAGAAGACAATCTGATTAATCAAGCTATAATACAAGCTGAAGCAGATAGAAAGGCGAAGAACGACTCAGCAAAACCTGTTTGGGGTAATTTATTTGCTAAAAAATTACCTCCTGTCTGTACTGTACATCAAAAGCCATGTAAAGATTTTC TGGTGAATAAACCTGGACCAAACAAAGGGAAAAGATTCTGGTTGTGTTCTTT ACCTGTAGGAGCCGGTTATGATACaggaagaagtaaaagaCCAAGAGAAGATGTGAATCATAAATTCCGGTGTGATTT cttcttgtGGGATAGTGCGAATTCtagaaaagagaaagtcaTAGATCCAGATCATAAAACTTATGGAGAAGAAAGGGAAGTATAG
- a CDS encoding lactoylglutathione lyase — protein sequence MSSSATNTATYKFNHTMFRIKDPKVSIPWYENVLGMKKFKESPGGDFTNYFLAFPGGFGDKANASDEEKAAVQLNREGVLELCHNWGTESDSSFKGYASGNEDPGRGFGHIAITVDNLEAAVKRFDELGVKFKKRPEEGKMRHIAFIYDPDGYWIEILAQQK from the exons ATGTCATCTTCAGCTACCAACACAGCTACATACAAATTCAATCATACCATGTTCAGGATCAAAGATCCTAAGGTTTCTATTCCATGGTATGAAAATGTTTTAGGTATGAAA AAATTCAAGGAATCACCAGGAGGTGATTTCACCAACTATTT CCTCGCTTTCccaggtggatttggtgatAAAGCCAATGCatcagatgaagagaaagcAGCTGTTCAATTAAACAGagaaggtgttttagaaTTATGTCATAATTGGGGAACAG AATCCGATTCAAGTTTCAAAGGTTACGCATCAGGTAATGAAGATCCAGGAAGAGGTTTTGGTCATATCGCAATTACAGTAGATAACCTTGAAGCTGCTGTGaaaagatttgatgaattaggtgttAAATTTAAGAAAagacctgaagaaggtaaaatgaGA CACATCGCATTCATCTATGATCCAGATGGATATTGGATCGAAATTCTCGCTCAACAAAAATAA